A genomic stretch from Rubripirellula reticaptiva includes:
- a CDS encoding prenyltransferase/squalene oxidase repeat-containing protein, whose protein sequence is MKNSINRRDWLRAASLLTAAGGVGFGGSTSSVRAAETDRRGNWNDSIAKGLDWLARTQSSRGQWNTQVYPTAMAALAGTAMIASGSTTTQGPYAKELSRASDYLISKSRDNGLIGDPQTDSRYTYGHGFSMLFLSQILGEEGLIDRREELVQVLTKAVEFSGNAQTAAGGWGYVSAREGNDFDEGSTTITQVQGLRGCRNAGIPVSGKIIDSAKDYIYGCKNPDGGISYSSRQKGSSRPAITAAALAALYNAGDYDSQHVPEMLTYTKEQLHDISDGTRAFGHWHYTYLYYSQVVYRQGDELWKPFRDRLYDRIVSEQRPDGFWEGQIHPVYVTACNLIMMQLDRGYLPIYQR, encoded by the coding sequence ATGAAAAACTCAATCAACCGCCGCGACTGGCTCCGCGCTGCAAGCTTGCTGACCGCGGCCGGTGGCGTAGGCTTTGGCGGTTCCACCAGTTCCGTAAGAGCGGCTGAAACCGACCGACGTGGCAACTGGAACGACTCGATCGCTAAAGGTCTCGACTGGCTGGCCCGAACTCAGTCTTCGCGTGGCCAATGGAACACCCAGGTCTACCCCACTGCGATGGCGGCACTCGCTGGCACCGCGATGATCGCTAGCGGCAGCACCACCACTCAAGGACCGTACGCTAAGGAACTCTCGCGAGCCTCCGACTACTTGATCAGCAAATCTCGCGACAACGGTCTGATCGGCGACCCGCAAACTGATTCGCGTTACACCTACGGCCACGGTTTTTCGATGCTGTTCCTGTCGCAAATTTTGGGCGAAGAAGGACTGATCGATCGCCGCGAAGAATTGGTGCAAGTCTTAACCAAAGCGGTCGAGTTTAGCGGCAACGCGCAAACGGCGGCCGGCGGCTGGGGATATGTTTCAGCTCGCGAGGGCAACGATTTCGATGAAGGCTCGACCACGATCACTCAAGTCCAAGGCCTTCGTGGTTGTCGGAACGCGGGCATTCCCGTCAGCGGCAAGATCATCGATTCGGCCAAGGACTACATTTACGGATGCAAGAACCCCGACGGTGGCATCAGTTACAGCAGCCGGCAAAAAGGCAGCAGCCGCCCGGCGATCACAGCCGCGGCCCTGGCGGCTCTTTACAACGCCGGCGATTACGATAGCCAACACGTTCCCGAAATGCTGACGTACACCAAAGAACAATTGCACGACATCAGCGACGGGACTCGTGCGTTTGGCCACTGGCACTACACGTACTTGTACTACAGCCAAGTCGTTTACCGCCAAGGTGACGAATTGTGGAAACCGTTTCGCGACCGACTGTACGATCGCATTGTTAGCGAGCAACG